TTCACATTTAAAATATTCAGATAAGCCATTTATGGGATCTGTAACGGCACTTGACAGAGTAGAGGATTCAATTGAAATGGCGCGTATTGTTTTTGGTAAGGATATCGTTGATAAAAATTGCGTTATACAAGGAAATATAAATGTGAACTCACCCCTTGTGTATGACAAGACCATGACCGATGCTCTAAAAGGTTATGCTAGGGCAAATCAAGGAGTCGTAATCACTCCTTTTATTCTTGGCGGGGCAATGTCTCCTGTGACCATGCCAGCAGCCATCGCTCAGGCTCATGCTGAAACCCTTGTCGGTGTTGCGCTAACGCAATTAATTAGACCAGGTTCTTCTGCAGTATATGGAAACTTTTTGACAACGATGGACCTTAAGTCAGGCGCACCGACCTTTGGAACTGCTGAATCAAGTTTAGCTACCTATGCAGTTGGGCAGATGGCCAGAAGGGTAGGCCTTCCATTTAGGGCGGGTGGTCACTACACTGCCTCAAAGGTTGCTGATGCTCAGGCTATGCAAGAGTCGGTTGATTCAATTTATCCAGCAATTTTAGCTGGGGCAAACTTTATTCATCAAGCAGCTGGTTGGCTGGAGGGCGGATTGGTAGTTGGCTATGAAAAATTTATGCTTGATGTAGACCGTCTAGGAATGCTTCATAGAATGTTTGAAGGGCTTACTATTGATGACAATTCATTAGCTACAACTGCTTATTTAGAAAATTCTCCTGGTGAAAATTTTCTTGGTACTCAGCATACTGCAGAAAATTTTGAAACTGCAAATTATCGTGCTGAACTGCCCGACAACAACTCTTTTGAGCAGTGGGAAGAAGATGGCTCAAAGGATTCTCAGCAAAGAGCTTATGAGCGCTGGAATGAAATGCTTGATAACTATGTCGAGCCATCTCTCGATCAGTCTATAGACGAAGAATTAGTTGATTTTATTGCTAAAAAGAAAGAGAGTATGGAAGATGAATGGTATTAAACTTTGTCTCCAACAGCTCGACTTAAGCCCTCAGGTTTAGGCAAATTTTTATGTGCGCTGTATATGCGCTCCATTTTCTCAATGACTGAATCTCCTGGCATACTCGCGCCCCGTGTTTTTAAGTCTACATGAATGAGCATATGCTCTGCTGTAGCTAAAAGCCTTCCGTCATTATGATGGAGCCAGTGAAAGAGATGTAGTTTTTTATTTTCACCATATATTACTTGAGTTTTAGAATAAATACCCTCACCAATAAGTACTTCATCTAGGTGACGAATATGCGTTTCAACAGTAAAGTAGGAGCCTATATTCGCAATATATTCTTCATCAGCGCCAATGATGGCCATCAGCTCAGTAGTTGCTTCTGAAAAACAATCTAGGTAGCGTGCCTCTGTCATGTGACCATTATAATCAGCCCAATCTTTAGGAATATGAGTTGAAAAGGTTTTTAAGGGTTTAGATACATCTAATTCAGAAAAGTCTATCCTAGAGTTACCTAGGCTATCATCAAATTCTTTTAAGGTATTGCCAGCGCCCCATCGGTTTTCTTTTAAAACCTTTAAGAAGTCAACTAAATTGTCGTCTCGCTTTTGCATAAGTTCGTCAATACTGTGCTTTCCAGATTGGTCATCTGATTGATTTGACACTTTGTCTACAAGCTCTTCTGTAAATTCAGGTACATCCATCAAGTGAGTCCATGGCCATTCTAGGCAGGGCCCAAATTGTGAAATAAAGTGACGCATCCCTGCCTCACCTCCAGCTAGTCTATATGTCTCAAACAGCCCCATTTGTGCCCAGCGAAGCCCAAAACCATAACGAATTGCATCATCAATCTCTTCTGTCGTTGCAATATCATCATTGACTAGCCATAATGCTTCTCGCCAGACAGACTCAAGTAACCTGTCAGCGATAAATGCGGGTATCTCCTTTTTAATATAAAGAGGAAACATCCCAATATTAGAAAAAATACTACACGTTTCGTCGATTACTTTTTGTGAAGTTTTGGATCCACCAACGACCTCAACTAAAGGCAGAAGATAAACTGGATTGAATGGATGGGCAACAGTTAATCTTTCTGGATTTTTCATTTCTGACTGCAAATCAGATGGAAGAATTCCTGAGGTAGATGAGGTAATGATTAATTCGTTAGAAGCATTTAACTCAATTTCTTTATAAACAGATTGCTTTGCAGAAAGCCTTTCTGGGACAGCTTCGATAATTATTTCTGAAGATTTTGCAACTTCTGAAACGGTATCAAGAAATGATAACACTCCTTTTTTTGGAAGTGGGGACCTGAGTAAATTTTTATAAGCTCTCTCTGCATTATTAATGACTTTTTCAACACTCTTTGGAGCATCCTTTGAAGGATCAAAAACACAGACATCAATTCCATTGAGTATTAGTCTTGCAATCCAACCACTTCCAATAACGCCCGCTCCAATTACACCTGCAGACTTAATGCTTTTCATAACTATCCCCAGCGCTTTTCAAGCTTTAAATTTTTACGAACTTGCTCTGGTCCTATGATTGTGCAACCCATTCCTTCAGCAGTCTTAACTGCCTGTTTAACAAGGTCGCCATTTGTCGCAAGAACTCCTTTTTTAAGATAAATATTATCCTCAAGTCCTACACGAATATTACCCCCTGCTAGGATTGACATTGCTACAAATGGAAGCTGATTCCTACTTATAGAGAAGGCTGAAAAAGTCCAGTCCTTTGGAATACTGGAGGTCATTGCTAAGAATGTATGCATATCATCTGGCGCTCCCCAAGGAATGCCCATGCATAGCTGGATCATCACTGGGTCATCAATAAGTCCTTGATTTTTTAACCAGATAGCTAATTGTAAATGTCCAGTATCAAAACACTCAATCTCTGGCCTGACCCCAAGCGCTTGAACCTGGCGTGCCATTTCTTGCAGAACTGAGGAGGTATTGGTCATTACATAATCGCCATGACCAAAATTCATAGTGCCGCAATCGATGGTGCATATCTCTGGAAGTAGATTACGGACATGTTCAAGCCGCTCTGTTGCTCCAACCATGTCGGTACCAGCTTCATCGAGTGGGAAAGGCTTTTCAGCTGACCCAAAAACAATGTCACCACCCATTCCAGCAGTAAAGTTGATGACCATATCAACTTTTGACTCTTTGATGATATTAACAACTTGGCTGTATAGTCTAGGATCACGAGCTGGAGTGCCAGTTTCTGGATCACGAACATGAATATGCACAATTGCAGCGCCTGCTTCAGCTGCCTCGATACATGAGTCTGCAATTTGTTGAGGTGTAATTGGTACTTTTTCTGATCTACCAGTTGTATCACCAGAGCCAGTGACGGCGCAGGTAATAAAGACTTCTCTTGATGGTTGAAGGTTTGTCATGTCATTTCCCCTTTATCTGAACATTAGTTATTTTATTTGCAAAACTTGTAAATTTGAAATAAAAATAAATTTATTTTTTGCATAGGATTGCAACATTATCTTTATAAGAAAAAACCATGTGCTATAATATTTTGCAATCGTATGCATTTTGCTTGCAATACTTAAGTTTTAGGAATTAGTTTACATACAAATATTATGGCAGAAATTGAATTAAAAAATCTAACAAAAAGATGGGGTAGTTTTGTAGGAGTTGATAACTTTAACCTTACAATAGCTGACGAAGAGTTTTTAGTATTGTTGGGCCCTTCTGGCTGTGGTAAGACTACGACAATGAGAATGATAGCTGGTTTAGAAACCATCACCAGTGGAGAAGTACTCATTAAGGGTAAAGTAGTCAATACTCTAGAGCCAAAGGATCGCGACGTAGCAATGGTTTTTCAATCCTATGCGCTCTATCCCAACATGACAGTCTATGAAAATATTCGTTTTCCACTTAAGGTTAGGAAGATTGATAAAGCGCTTCATGATGAAAAAGTAATGAACGCTTCGGAGATGGTCGAATTGAATGACTTTTTGCATCGAAAACCTGCCGAGCTATCTGGAGGACAGAGACAAAGAGTAGCACTAGCTAGGGCAATTGTGAGGGAGCCGACAGTTTTCTTGATGGATGAACCGTTATCAAATTTAGATGCCAAGTTACGTGTTTCCACAAGGGCGCAAATTAAAAATCTACAGCATAATTTAAAAGTTACCACAATATACGTGACCCATGACCAGGTTGAAGCCATGACGCTTGCAGATCGAGTTGTAGTAATGAATGCTGGAATTGTACAACAGGTTGGAACACCTCAAGAAATATACAATAAACCGGCTAATAGTTTTGTAGCAAGCTTTATTGGATCACCTGCGATGAACCTATTAAAAGGATCAATAAGCGATGGCGTCTTTACGAGTGAGGGAGTTAAGATTAAAGGGTTGAGTAAAAAGCATAATGGAAGTATAACCCTGGGTTTCCGTGCGGAGGACGCTGTAATCGTCAAATCCAAGGGTGATATTTCAGCGCCAGCATTCTCAATGGAGCTACTTGGTGATATGACTATGGTTTCAGTTAGGCCTGGCGACGAACTTATTTCGATGAAGTCGGATAAGAATTATCATGTTGATATTGGCTCTAATGTGATGGCCAATATTTCTGCTAACTTGTGTTTATTGTTTGACAGTGAAACTGGTCAAATGTTAGAAAATGAGTGTTGAGCTTCCTATGAGTTATGATTCAAAATCTCAAAAAACTCTTGAAATTGTAAAGGCAATGGAAGATGCTTTGGGAGCTAACTCAAATGACATGGATCAATATTTTCATAAAGAGTTTCGCTGGATGGGCAACCAGGGCTGCGGCATAAAAAACAACCTTGAGGAGTTTAGAAATAACTGGCAGCTGCCATTAAGGGCAGCCTTTACAGATCGGATATATAAGACGGACAAGTTTCTTGTGGATGGTGAATGGGCTTCCTGTTTTGGACACATCGATGCGCTTCATAGTGGTGAATTCATGGGTATTAAGCCAACGAATCAGCGTGTGAAAATTCATTACACAGATTTTTGGGAAGTCAGAGATGGCCTCATTATTGATAATTGGGTTAATGTTGATTTTCCAAGCATATTGTCTCAACTCGGAATTGATGTTTTCAATGGAATGGGTTGGGAAACGTTTGATCGAGGTGAAGTCCAACCACCAAAACCTAATTAATTGGAATTATTATGGCTATTAAATATTTAAAAAAAGGAAAGACAGCTGCTGACAAAGCAATTGATGATGCTGAGGTTAGTGAAGTTGTCAAAAATACTTTAAAAGTAATTGAAGAAAAAGGTGATTCTGCTGTTAGAGAGTTCTCAGAAAAGTTTGACAATTACTCACCAAAATCATACAAGTTAAGTTCAGCTGAGATTGATGGCCTTATTGCAAATGTGTCTGATAGAGATATGAAAGATATCAAGTTTGCACAGGAACAGGTCAGGAATTTTGCCCAGGCCCAAAGAGACTCAATGCAAGATATCGAAGTTGAAACAATGCCAGGTGTTATTCTTGGACACAAAAATATTCCTGTACAGTCAGTAGGTTGCTACGTACCAGCAGGAAAGTTTCCTATGGTCGCTTCGGCACATATGTCAGTTGTGACTGCTAGTGTTGCAAAAGTTCCTAGAATTGTAGCCTGCACTCCGCCATATCAAGGTGCGCCAAACGCAGCCGTAATTGCTGCAATGCATCTTGGCGGCGCTCATGAAATTTATGTGATTGGAGGTATACAAGCTGTTGGAGCTATGGCTCTTGGAACTGAGTCGATTAATCCAGTAGATATGCTCGTTGGCCCCGGTAATGCATTTGTGGCTGAGGCTAAAAGACAACTCTTTGGTAGAGTTGGTATTGACTTATTCGCTGGACCTACAGAAACGATGGTTATTGCTGATGAGACAGTTGATGCTGAACTATGTGCAACTGACCTTTTAGGTCAAGCCGAACACGGCTATAACTCACCAGCGGTTTTGGTTACGAACAGTCAAAAACTTGCCGAAGAAACACAAGTAGAGATTGATAGAATACTAACGATTCTTCCGACAGCAGATACGGCGGGTGTCAGCTGGGCAGAGTATGGCGAGGTTGTTGTTTGTGATACTTATGATGAAATGCTAGAAGTTGCCAATGATATTGCCTCAGAACATGTTCAGGTTATGACTGACCGTGATGACTGGTTTTTAGATCATATGCATTCTTATGGAGCACTATTCTTGGGTCCAAGAACAAACGTATCGAATGGTGATAAAGTGATTGGAACTAACCATACTTTGCCAACTAAAAAAGCGGGGCGTTATACAGGCGGTCTCTGGGTAGGAAAGTATCTCAAAACGCATAGTTATCAAAAAATAACAACGGATGAGGCAGCCGTAAAGATTGGAAGATACTGCTCTCGACTTTGCATGCTAGAGTCTTTTGTTGGTCATGCAGAGCAAGCCAATATAAGGGTTAGGCGCTATGGTGGTGAAGACGTACCATATGGGAAGGCGGCCCAGTAGTGCATAGAGCCAACCATCTTAAAGAGCTAATAAAGCCTCTAAGATTGAGTATGTATAGTTTTACGGAGGATGGAGTTCGAAGTAGCCTCGAGTCTCTATTTGATGAGGAGGCGATTATTCATCTATCCCACCCTTTTGGAGATATTCTAGGTCCAACTAGTTTTTATAATCAAGCACTTAAACCACTGTTTGAATCAATGCCTGATCTTGAAAGACGAGACTATATCGTTATTGCGGGGAAAACTGAAAAGGATTTGCATTGGGTTGGATGTGCTGGCTTTTACAATGGTACTTTTTTAA
This sequence is a window from Candidatus Pseudothioglobus singularis PS1. Protein-coding genes within it:
- the hisD gene encoding histidinol dehydrogenase, with product MAIKYLKKGKTAADKAIDDAEVSEVVKNTLKVIEEKGDSAVREFSEKFDNYSPKSYKLSSAEIDGLIANVSDRDMKDIKFAQEQVRNFAQAQRDSMQDIEVETMPGVILGHKNIPVQSVGCYVPAGKFPMVASAHMSVVTASVAKVPRIVACTPPYQGAPNAAVIAAMHLGGAHEIYVIGGIQAVGAMALGTESINPVDMLVGPGNAFVAEAKRQLFGRVGIDLFAGPTETMVIADETVDAELCATDLLGQAEHGYNSPAVLVTNSQKLAEETQVEIDRILTILPTADTAGVSWAEYGEVVVCDTYDEMLEVANDIASEHVQVMTDRDDWFLDHMHSYGALFLGPRTNVSNGDKVIGTNHTLPTKKAGRYTGGLWVGKYLKTHSYQKITTDEAAVKIGRYCSRLCMLESFVGHAEQANIRVRRYGGEDVPYGKAAQ
- a CDS encoding carnitine 3-dehydrogenase, with amino-acid sequence MKSIKSAGVIGAGVIGSGWIARLILNGIDVCVFDPSKDAPKSVEKVINNAERAYKNLLRSPLPKKGVLSFLDTVSEVAKSSEIIIEAVPERLSAKQSVYKEIELNASNELIITSSTSGILPSDLQSEMKNPERLTVAHPFNPVYLLPLVEVVGGSKTSQKVIDETCSIFSNIGMFPLYIKKEIPAFIADRLLESVWREALWLVNDDIATTEEIDDAIRYGFGLRWAQMGLFETYRLAGGEAGMRHFISQFGPCLEWPWTHLMDVPEFTEELVDKVSNQSDDQSGKHSIDELMQKRDDNLVDFLKVLKENRWGAGNTLKEFDDSLGNSRIDFSELDVSKPLKTFSTHIPKDWADYNGHMTEARYLDCFSEATTELMAIIGADEEYIANIGSYFTVETHIRHLDEVLIGEGIYSKTQVIYGENKKLHLFHWLHHNDGRLLATAEHMLIHVDLKTRGASMPGDSVIEKMERIYSAHKNLPKPEGLSRAVGDKV
- a CDS encoding ester cyclase, translating into MSVELPMSYDSKSQKTLEIVKAMEDALGANSNDMDQYFHKEFRWMGNQGCGIKNNLEEFRNNWQLPLRAAFTDRIYKTDKFLVDGEWASCFGHIDALHSGEFMGIKPTNQRVKIHYTDFWEVRDGLIIDNWVNVDFPSILSQLGIDVFNGMGWETFDRGEVQPPKPN
- a CDS encoding ABC transporter ATP-binding protein, with the protein product MAEIELKNLTKRWGSFVGVDNFNLTIADEEFLVLLGPSGCGKTTTMRMIAGLETITSGEVLIKGKVVNTLEPKDRDVAMVFQSYALYPNMTVYENIRFPLKVRKIDKALHDEKVMNASEMVELNDFLHRKPAELSGGQRQRVALARAIVREPTVFLMDEPLSNLDAKLRVSTRAQIKNLQHNLKVTTIYVTHDQVEAMTLADRVVVMNAGIVQQVGTPQEIYNKPANSFVASFIGSPAMNLLKGSISDGVFTSEGVKIKGLSKKHNGSITLGFRAEDAVIVKSKGDISAPAFSMELLGDMTMVSVRPGDELISMKSDKNYHVDIGSNVMANISANLCLLFDSETGQMLENEC
- a CDS encoding 3-keto-5-aminohexanoate cleavage protein, producing MTNLQPSREVFITCAVTGSGDTTGRSEKVPITPQQIADSCIEAAEAGAAIVHIHVRDPETGTPARDPRLYSQVVNIIKESKVDMVINFTAGMGGDIVFGSAEKPFPLDEAGTDMVGATERLEHVRNLLPEICTIDCGTMNFGHGDYVMTNTSSVLQEMARQVQALGVRPEIECFDTGHLQLAIWLKNQGLIDDPVMIQLCMGIPWGAPDDMHTFLAMTSSIPKDWTFSAFSISRNQLPFVAMSILAGGNIRVGLEDNIYLKKGVLATNGDLVKQAVKTAEGMGCTIIGPEQVRKNLKLEKRWG
- a CDS encoding trimethylamine methyltransferase family protein; this encodes MSDHQHRRRVGGRSAKIADRKKAEQIEPPRYLTRNIKCYDMLSEEELSKIDDHVDWILKEVGLEFWDDEESLNLFKEAGATVKGTLVKFDKGLIQSLCKTAPSEFEMLARNPKRSTIFGGNKLVLGPAYGSPFVYDLKGGRRQGNMQDFNNLIKLSHMTPWLHHTSGTNCEPVDVPVNKRHLDMVYSHLKYSDKPFMGSVTALDRVEDSIEMARIVFGKDIVDKNCVIQGNINVNSPLVYDKTMTDALKGYARANQGVVITPFILGGAMSPVTMPAAIAQAHAETLVGVALTQLIRPGSSAVYGNFLTTMDLKSGAPTFGTAESSLATYAVGQMARRVGLPFRAGGHYTASKVADAQAMQESVDSIYPAILAGANFIHQAAGWLEGGLVVGYEKFMLDVDRLGMLHRMFEGLTIDDNSLATTAYLENSPGENFLGTQHTAENFETANYRAELPDNNSFEQWEEDGSKDSQQRAYERWNEMLDNYVEPSLDQSIDEELVDFIAKKKESMEDEWY